The Xiphophorus hellerii strain 12219 chromosome 22, Xiphophorus_hellerii-4.1, whole genome shotgun sequence genome has a window encoding:
- the LOC116712767 gene encoding LOW QUALITY PROTEIN: protein phosphatase 1 regulatory subunit 3C-B (The sequence of the model RefSeq protein was modified relative to this genomic sequence to represent the inferred CDS: deleted 1 base in 1 codon), translating into MSAASVLTSFSPSAMPGPVMTDVAMRFYISHSPPPLRSFISSYGDLQRAKNRANQPSARSRSQQLYKPLRPCLSSQRRAADDGAHVAWAKKKPMKKSVVFADTKGLSLTAIHVFSKFDDEPYQNKPVDGIAEELQFEMSDLENATMDLKISSVRSLALEFKQPSADYLDFRNRLIRNCVSLENCSLQERSLTGTIKVRNVGYEKSVQVRVTYDSWATFSDIDCSFLNNVYGCQDTDTFAFELELPAYTPPQNRIEFCICFRVQGQTYWDNNEGKNYPLKHVGWSGEGMSRDSAAQQKPAEHKAGVAKVPELDFDQFGSPRMSSGLFPGWQSWGHIDNTVPYW; encoded by the exons ATGAGTGCTGCAAG tgTGCTCACGTCCTTCAGTCCATCCGCGATGCCTGGCCCAGTGATGACCGACGTGGCGATGAGGTTCTACATCAGCCACTCTCCGCCTCCTCTGCGGAGCTTCATCAGCTCCTATGGCGACCTGCAGCGGGCCAAGAACCGGGCCAACCAGCCCAGCGCCCGCAGCCGCAGCCAGCAGCTCTACAAGCCGCTGCGGCCCTGCCTCAGCAGCCAGCGCCGGGCGGCTGACGACGGCGCCCACGTGGCCTGGGCCAAGAAGAAGCCCATGAAGAAGAGCGTTGTGTTCGCCGACACCAAGGGTCTGTCGCTCACCGCCATCCACGTTTTCTCCAAGTTCGACGACGAGCCGTACCAGAACAAGCCGGTGGACGGGATCGCGGAGGAGCTGCAGTTCGAGATGAGCGACCTGGAGAACGCCACCATGGACCTGAAGATCAGCTCGGTGCGCAGCCTGGCGCTTGAATTCAAGCAGCCCTCCGCCGACTACCTGGACTTCCGGAACCGGCTGATCCGGAACTGCGTCTCCCTGGAGAACTGCTCGCTGCAGGAGCGCTCGCTGACCGGCACCATCAAGGTCCGGAACGTGGGCTATGAGAAGTCGGTGCAGGTACGGGTCACCTACGACTCGTGGGCGACCTTCAGCGACATCGACTGCAGCTTCCTGAACAACGTCTACGGCTGCCAGGACACCGACACCTTCGCCTTCGAGCTGGAGCTCCCGGCGTACACCCCGCCCCAGAACCGGATCGAGTTCTGCATCTGCTTCCGGGTCCAGGGCCAGACCTACTGGGACAATAACGAAGGCAAGAACTACCCTCTGAAGCACGTCGGCTGGAGCGGAGAGGGCATGAGCAGAGACTCTGCGGCGCAGCAGAAACCGGCAGAGCACAAAGCCGGGGTCGCCAAGGTCCCGGAGCTGGACTTCGATCAGTTCGGCAGCCCACGCATGTCCAGCGGACTGTTCCCA GGCTGGCAGAGCTGGGGTCACATCGACAACACCGTGCCTTACTGGTGA
- the LOC116712765 gene encoding tripartite motif-containing protein 16-like encodes MEQNQLDRETFSCSICLDLLKDPVTTSCGHSYCMKCIRTQWDAEDQKGIHSCPQCREAFTPRPVLKKNIMLAALVEQLKKTGLPAAPADHRYAGPEDVACDVCTGRKLKAFRSCMVCLVSYCRNHLQPHLDVPGLKKHKLVEPSKNLQENICSQHDEVMKMFCRTDQKCICLICLMEEHKDHDIVLAAAERTERQRELEERRGNIQQRIQDKEEDVKLLQQEVEAINHSADKTVEDSEKIFTELIRLLQKRSSEVKQQIRSQQETEVSRVKDVQEKLEQEITELKRKDAELEQLSHTEDHNQFLLNYPSLPALSESKGSSSINIRPLRHFEDVAAAVSELRDLMMDVLRDSWTNISLMVTEVDFLLSEPEPEPEPRSRAGFFKYSCEITLDPNTANTKLILSEGNRKVAAMHQHQSYPTHPDRFTRWPQVLGRESLTGRCYWEVECTGRVRLAAAYKNISRAGGGNECGFGGDDKSWALICSQTRLQFGHNNIWTFVSGPVPSRVGVFLDHGAGLLSFYSVSESMTLIHRVQTRFTQPLLAGVAVGSESSAEFCSVNPTRSSL; translated from the coding sequence atggagcagaaTCAGCTGGACAGAGAAACTTTCTCCTGTTCCATCTGtctggatctactgaaggatccggtgactacttcctgtggacacagctactgCATGAAGTGCATTAGAACCCAGTGGGATGCAGAGGATCAGAAGGgaatccacagctgccctcagtgcaGGGAGGCGTTCACACCCAGACCTGTGCTGAAGAAGAACATCATGCTAGCAGCTttagtggagcagctgaagaagactggactcccagctgctcctgctgaccaccgctatgctggacctgaagatgtggcctgcGATGTCTGTACTGGGAGGAAGCTGAAAGCCTTCAGGTCCTGTATGGTCTGTTTGGTTTCCTACTGTAGGAATCACCTCCAACCTCACCTTGATGTCCCTGGACtaaagaaacacaagctggtggagccgtccaagaacctccaggagaacatctgctctcAGCATGAcgaggtgatgaagatgttcTGCCGCACTGATCAGAAGTGTATTTGTCTTATCTGTTTAATGGAGGAACATAAAGACCACGACATAGTGttagctgcagcagaaaggactgagaggcagagagagctggaggagagacgaggaaacatccagcagagaatccaggacaaagaggaagatgtgaagctgcttcaacaggaggtggaggccatcaatcactctgctgataaaacagtggaggacagtgagaagatcttcactgagctgatccgtctcctccagaaaagaagctctgaggtgaagcagcagatcagatcccagcaggaaactgaagtgagtcgagtcaaagatgttcaggagaagctggagcaggagatcactgagctgaagaggaaagacgctgagctagagcagctctcacacacagaggatcacaaccagtttctcctcaactacccctcactgccagcactcagtgagtctaaaggctcatccagcatcaacatccgtcctctgagacactttgaggacgtggcagcagctgtgtcagagctcagagactTAATGATGGACGtcctgagagactcatggacaaacatctcactgatggtCACTGAAGTGGATTTTCTACTGtcagagccagaaccagaaccagaaccaaggaGCAGAGCTGGATTCTTTAAGTATTCATGTGAAATCACCctggatccaaacacagcaaacacaaagCTGATTCTATCAGAGGGGAACAGGAAGGTGGCAGCGATGCATCAACATCAGTCTTATCCTActcatccagacagattcacCCGATGGCCTCAGGTTCTGGGcagagagagtctgactggacgctgttactgggaggtggagtgcACTGGGAGAGTTCGCTTAGCAGCTGCATACAAGAATATCAGCAGAGCAGGAGGTGGAAATGAATGTGGATTTGGAGGTGATGACAAATCTTGGGCATTAATTTGTTCACAAACCAGATTACAATTTGGTCATAACAACATCTGGACCTTCGTCTCAGGTCCAGTTCCCTCCAGAGTGGGAGTGTTCCTGGACCACGGAGCAGGTCTTCTGTCCTTTTACAGCGTCTCTGAATCCATGACTCtgatccacagagtccagaccagattcactcaGCCGCTGCTGGCTGGGGTTGCAGTTGGTTCTGAATCATCTGCAGAGTTCTGTTCTGTAAACCCAACTAGGTCTTCTCTCTGA